A portion of the Gasterosteus aculeatus chromosome 12, fGasAcu3.hap1.1, whole genome shotgun sequence genome contains these proteins:
- the ca7 gene encoding carbonic anhydrase 7: protein MMTGNHWGYGKEDGPSVWHKNYPVAQGDRQSPIDIVPHQASHDPSLDPVVLNYDQCTSTKISNSGTSVVVEFDDSDDRSVIRGGPLDNPYRLKQFHFHWGGKGCHGSEHTVGGNSYASELHLVHWNAVKYKTFGEAATAPDGLAVLGIFLETGDDHRWLHVITDALYTVKYKGSVADFKGFNPKCLLPSSLHYWTYLGSLTTPPLHESVIWVVLKEPITVSEKQLGKLRTLLFSGEEENERTRMENNFRPPQLLKGRKVRSSN from the exons ATGATGACGGGGAACCACTGGGGATATGGAAAAGAGGACG GTCCTTCTGTCTGGCACAAAAACTACCCGGTTGCCCAGGGGGACCGGCAGTCTCCCATTGACATTGTCCCTCACCAGGCTTCACATGACCCAAGTCTGGATCCGGTTGTCCTGAACTACGATCAGTGTACCTCCACCAAAATCAGCAACAGCGGAACCTCTGTTGTTGTGGAGTTTGACGACTCGGATGACCGCTCAG TGATCCGGGGAGGCCCCCTTGACAACCCCTACAGGCTAAAACAGTTTCACTTCCACTGGGGCGGAAAGGGCTGCCATGGCTCTGAGCACACTGTCGGAGGAAATAGCTACGCTTCTGAG CTTCATTTAGTACACTGGAATGCTGTCAAGTACAAGACGTTTGGGGAGGCCGCAACTGCTCCCGATGGCCTCGCTGTCCTCGGCATCTTTTTAGAA ACAGGTGACGACCACAGATGGCTCCACGTGATTACCGACGCTCTGTACACGGTGAAGTACAAG GGTAGTGTCGCCGATTTCAAAGGTTTCAACCCCAAGTGCCTGCTGCCCAGCAGCCTCCACTACTGGACCTACCTGGGATCCCTGACCACACCCCCCCTGCATGAGAGCGTCATCTGGGTTGTCTTGAAGGAGCCAATCACAGTGTCGGAAAAGCAG CTGGGCAAGCTGAGAACGCTTCTGTTCtccggagaggaggagaatgagaggACGCGCATGGAAAACAACTTCAGACCTCCCCAGCTTCTCAAAGGCAGGAAAGTGCGTTCCTCCAACTAA